Proteins co-encoded in one Arachis hypogaea cultivar Tifrunner chromosome 11, arahy.Tifrunner.gnm2.J5K5, whole genome shotgun sequence genomic window:
- the LOC112720568 gene encoding AT-hook motif nuclear-localized protein 23-like has translation MAGLDLQTASLFVQNLHRPELHLQQHHYHRSQQQQHEQTENRAAVPQFSSEDDDSSQGDGTGRGSSGFELVSACGVRRSRGRPRGSKNKPKPPVVITRESSNTHNAHILEVASGSDVFDSVATYARLRQRGICILSGNGTVTIGDPAAPGSVVTLHGRFEILSLSGSFLPPPAPPGATSLSIYLAGGKGQVIGGKVVGKLIAAGPVMVIASSFTNVAYERLPLDQDDEQELQIQSPPPPAVSQGSAGGCGVGNGAFLDPSSGLPFFNFPLGMHQNVQLPVDGYFSGQRAIL, from the coding sequence ATGGCTGGTTTGGATTTACAAACAGCATCACTCTTCGTTCAAAACCTTCACAGACCAGAATTACACCTTCAACAACACCATTATCACCgctcccaacaacaacaacatgaaCAAACAGAAAATCGTGCAGCTGTACCACAATTCTCAAGTGAAGATGATGATAGCAGCCAAGGCGATGGAACGGGACGCGGAAGCAGTGGCTTTGAGCTCGTCTCCGCCTGCGGAGTCCGCCGTTCCAGGGGCCGTCCGCGAGGCTCGAAGAACAAGCCAAAACCGCCAGTGGTAATCACAAGAGAGAGCTCCAACACGCATAACGCTCACATCCTCGAAGTCGCGAGTGGCTCCGACGTCTTCGACAGCGTTGCCACCTACGCGCGGCTCCGCCAGCGCGGTATCTGCATCTTGAGCGGCAATGGAACCGTCACCATCGGTGACCCCGCAGCGCCCGGCTCTGTTGTCACGCTCCATGGAAGGTTCGAGATACTGTCTCTCTCTGGCTCGTTCCTGCCGCCGCCTGCTCCTCCCGGCGCGACGAGCCTCAGTATATACCTCGCCGGCGGGAAGGGACAGGTCATCGGAGGAAAAGTAGTCGGAAAGCTGATTGCGGCGGGGCCGGTGATGGTCATCGCCTCATCCTTCACCAACGTGGCGTACGAGCGGCTGCCGTTGGACCAGGACGACGAACAGGAGCTCCAAATTCAGTCGCCGCCTCCGCCGGCGGTTTCTCAGGGCTCCGCAGGCGGTTGCGGCGTGGGAAACGGCGCTTTTCTGGATCCTTCTTCTGGTTTGCCGTTCTTCAATTTTCCGCTTGGTATGCATCAGAATGTTCAGTTGCCTGTGGACGGTTACTTTTCAGGTCAACGCGCCATCCTTTAA
- the LOC140176506 gene encoding protein FAR1-RELATED SEQUENCE 5-like, producing MKEKNQNFFFELQLEEDQSIKLAFWADARSRATFEYFGDVISFDTTYNTNRYNLVCGSFVGVNHHGQSTLLGCSLMKNEEIESFKWLFQCWLRCMGGNAPKGFLTDQCASMKRALEACMPTTIHRWCIWHIMKKIPRKLNGYKGHADIEQEMSQVVWNSHSKDSFDRNWNDFLLNFGLADNKWLSDLYEDRHIWVPIYLDHHFWARMRST from the exons atgaaagagaagaatcagaatttcttttttgagctccaactcgaagaggatcaatcgattaagctggctttttgggccgatgcaagaagcagagctacctttgagtatttcggagatgtcatttcattcgacaccacctacaatacaaacag gtataatttggtctgtggttcttttgtcggggtgaatcaccacggtcagtcaacacttctcggatgctctttgatgaagaacgaagaaattgaatcattcaaatggttatttcaatgctggcttcgttgcatgggaggaaacgctccgaaagggtttctcaccgatcagtgcgcatcaatgaaaagggctttagaggcctgtatgccaacgacaattcaccgttggtgtatttggcacatcatgaagaagattccaagaaaattaaacgggtacaaagGACATGCCgatattgaacaagaaatgagccaagttgtttggaactctcatagcaaagactcattcgataggaattggaatgattttctgctgaattttggtcttgcggacaacaagtggctttcag atctgtacgaagaccgtcacatatgggttcctatctatctggatcaccacttctgggcaaggatgagaagtacataa